The following are encoded in a window of Peromyscus leucopus breed LL Stock chromosome X, UCI_PerLeu_2.1, whole genome shotgun sequence genomic DNA:
- the Klhl15 gene encoding kelch-like protein 15, with product MAGDVEGFCSSIHDTSVSAGFRALYEEGLLLDVTLVIEDHQFQAHKALLATQSDYFRIMFTADMRERDQDKIHLKGLTATGFSHVLQFMYYGTIELSMNTVHEILQAAMYVQLIEVVKFCCSFLLAKICLENCAEIMRLLDDFGVNIEGVREKLDAFLLDNFVPLMSRPDFLSYLSFEKLMSYLDNDHLSRFPEIELYEAVQSWLRHDRRRWRHTDTIIQNIRFCLMTPSSVFEKVKTSEFYRYSRQLRYEVDQALNYFQNVHQQPLLDMKSSRIRSAKPQTTVFRGMIGHSMVNSKILLLKKPRVWWELEGPQVPLRPDCLAIVNNFVFLLGGEELGPDGEFHASSKVFRYDPRQNSWLRMADMSVPRSEFAVGVIGKFIYAVAGRTRDETFYSTERYDITNDKWEFVDPYPVNKYGHEGTVLNNKLFITGGITSSSTSKQVCVFDPSKEGTIEQRTRRTQVVTNCWENKSKMNYARCFHKMISYNGKLYVFGGVCVILRASFESQGCPSTEVYNPDTDQWTILASMPIGRSGHGVTVLDKQIMVLGGLCYNGHYSDSILTFDPDENKWKEDEYPRMPCKLDGLQVCNLHFPDYVLDEVRRCN from the exons ATGGCAGGGGACGTGGAAGGTTTCTGTTCCTCCATCCATGACACCAGTGTCTCTGCTGGGTTCAGAGCACTGTATGAGGAGGGATTGCTTCTCGATGTCACTCTGGTTATTGAAGACCATCAGTTCCAGGCCCATAAAGCACTATTGGCCACCCAGAGTGATTACTTCAGAATTATGTTCACAGCAGACATGAGGGAACGAGATCAGGACAAAATTCACCTGAAAGGTCTAACAGCTACCGGTTTCAGCCACGTTCTTCAGTTTATGTATTATGGAACTATAGAACTGAGTATGAATACCGTTCATGAAATCCTTCAGGCGGCTATGTATGTTCAGCTTATAGAAGTGGTGAAGTTCTGCTGCTCTTTTCTTTTAGCTAAAATCTGCTTAGAAAATTGTGCAGAAATTATGAGACTCTTAGATGATTTTGGTGTTAACATCGAGGGAGTCAGGGAGAAGCTGGATGCCTTTCTGCTAGACAACTTTGTGCCACTCATGTCCAGGCCTGACTTCCTGTCCTATTTGAGCTTTGAGAAGCTCATGTCTTACCTGGATAATGATCATCTGAGCAGGTTTCCAGAAATAGAGCTGTACGAGGCTGTGCAGTCTTGGCTGCGACATGATAGACGACGATGGAGACATACAGATACCATCATTCAGAACATCAGGTTTTGTTTGATGACTCCATCCAGCGTTTTTGAGAAG GTTAAAACATCAGAATTTTATAGATACTCTCGACAGCTGCGCTATGAAGTTGACCAAGCATTGAATTACTTCCAGAATGTCCACCAGCAGCCCTTGCTAGACATGAAATCAAGCCGTATTCGTTCTGCCAAACCTCAAACTACAGTATTCCGAGGAATGATTGGACATAGCATGGTTAATAGTAAAATACTTCTTCTAAAGAAACCAAGAGTCTGGTGGGAACTGGAGGGACCCCAAGTACCTCTAAGGCCCGACTGCCTTGCTATTGTCAATAATTTTGTATTCCTGTTAGGTGGAGAAGAACTGGGCCCAGATGGTGAATTCCATGCCTCTTCGAAAGTGTTCAGGTATGATCCAAGACAAAATTCTTGGCTGCGCATGGCAGACATGTCTGTACCCCGTTCAGAATTTGCTGTTGGTGTTATTGGGAAGTTTATTTATGCTGTGGCAGGCAGAACAAGAGATGAGACTTTCTACTCAACAGAGAGATATGATATCACTAATGATAAATGGGAATTTGTAGATCCTTATCCAGTTAACAAATACGGACATGAGGGGACTGTGCTCAATAACAAGTTGTTTATCACTGGGGGAATCACTTCATCTTCCACATCTAAACAAGTATGTGTGTTTGACCCCAGTAAAGAAGGGACCATAGAACAGCGGACCAGGAGAACTCAAGTAGTCACCAACTGCTGGGAGAATAAGAGCAAGATGAATTATGCCAGATGCTTTCACAAGATGATATCTTACAATGGCAAGCTTTATGTCTTCGGTGGTGTCTGCGTGATCTTGAGGGCCTCGTTTGAATCTCAGGGCTGCCCTTCCACAGAGGTGTACAATCCAGATACTGATCAGTGGACCATCTTGGCATCCATGCCAATTGGCAGAAGTGGCCATGGTGTGACTGTGCTGGACAAACAGATAATGGTCCTTGGAGGCCTTTGCTATAATGGTCATTATAGTGATTCCATTCTCACCTTTGACCCAGATGAAAATAAGTGGAAGGAAGATGAATACCCTCGGATGCCCTGCAAGCTGGATGGCTTACAAGTGTGCAACCTACACTTCCCGGACTATGTACTGGATGAGGTTAGGCGTTGCAACTGA